The following coding sequences lie in one Candidatus Neptunochlamydia sp. REUL1 genomic window:
- a CDS encoding pseudouridine synthase — MEPNRLSKILACAGVASRRAAEHLIFDGKVRVNGEIVTVPQTIVNPKTDKVFIDDERIEFKDEKVYYILNKPKGYICSNKRMGTKKLVIDLFAELKHRLFTIGRLDRDTTGLILLTNDGHFAQKVIHPSNNLSKEYLVKTQQEITHEHLVDLSKGTLIEGKWIRPAKVTKVRRGTIKITVKEGKKREVRLMVQNAGLTLLTLSRIRIGGLRLGPLQEGEWRELTEQECKLIFA; from the coding sequence ATGGAACCAAATCGTTTAAGTAAAATTTTAGCTTGCGCTGGCGTTGCTTCTCGGCGCGCAGCCGAACACCTTATCTTTGATGGAAAGGTGCGGGTCAACGGAGAAATTGTGACCGTTCCCCAAACCATTGTAAATCCAAAAACCGATAAGGTCTTCATTGATGATGAACGTATCGAATTTAAGGACGAGAAAGTTTATTATATTTTGAATAAACCGAAGGGGTACATCTGTTCCAACAAACGGATGGGAACAAAAAAACTAGTGATCGATCTTTTTGCAGAGTTGAAACACCGATTGTTTACCATTGGCCGCCTCGACCGCGATACTACAGGGCTTATCCTTCTTACCAATGATGGCCACTTTGCCCAAAAAGTCATTCACCCCTCGAATAACCTCAGCAAAGAATACCTGGTCAAGACTCAGCAAGAGATCACGCATGAGCATCTCGTGGACCTTTCAAAGGGAACCTTAATCGAAGGGAAGTGGATCCGCCCCGCAAAAGTCACAAAGGTGCGGCGAGGAACGATTAAAATCACTGTCAAAGAAGGGAAGAAAAGAGAGGTGCGCCTTATGGTGCAAAATGCTGGTCTTACCCTCCTAACGCTTTCCCGCATTCGGATCGGCGGACTCCGCCTAGGCCCTCTTCAAGAAGGTGAGTGGCGAGAACTCACTGAGCAAGAATGCAAACTTATTTTTGCTTAA
- a CDS encoding glycosyltransferase family 4 protein codes for MKVLQIVADGNPGGGTTFVLEMINSIKNPVLLTQKDSYSLEAAGSIPKYGVNFFTARFDMRIPLKMRSIIDKVNPDLIHVHGGRAAFFLSFVPKKCPIIYTIHGLHGIYQGTPLSKWAQRKAIKKADLTVFVSKGEEDVALKHDLIRGANHCVISNGIDRSKLPKRQVPKEKLLVFVGSVTPVKDPLFLLKVMEILGPKGYHLKVIGGGELEGKMKESPYVTVTGRLPRHDALSQLAEAEVVLIPSVWEACALLLLEAMAMEVPIIASRISAFEEVVEPGPLATLIDHKDPQKYAEAVLAREDYTKEAKKRFEEKYLWERCMNSYEGIYQNLLSI; via the coding sequence ATGAAAGTATTACAGATTGTAGCTGATGGGAACCCTGGTGGTGGGACCACCTTTGTTCTTGAGATGATTAATTCTATAAAAAACCCAGTCCTTCTTACTCAAAAAGATTCCTATTCCTTAGAAGCTGCGGGCAGTATTCCTAAGTATGGGGTTAATTTTTTTACAGCGCGATTCGATATGCGCATTCCGTTGAAAATGCGGAGTATCATTGACAAAGTCAACCCCGATCTTATCCACGTCCATGGAGGAAGAGCGGCGTTTTTTCTTAGCTTTGTCCCAAAGAAATGCCCCATTATTTATACGATTCATGGGCTTCATGGCATCTATCAAGGCACGCCGCTTAGCAAGTGGGCACAGAGAAAAGCTATTAAGAAGGCGGACCTTACGGTCTTTGTCTCTAAAGGGGAAGAAGATGTTGCTCTTAAGCACGATCTAATACGAGGTGCAAACCATTGCGTGATCTCCAATGGAATTGATAGGAGCAAACTGCCCAAACGACAGGTTCCAAAAGAAAAACTTCTTGTCTTTGTGGGGAGCGTAACCCCTGTCAAAGATCCACTTTTTCTCCTCAAGGTTATGGAGATTCTTGGGCCCAAGGGATACCACCTTAAGGTGATCGGAGGTGGTGAGCTTGAAGGGAAAATGAAAGAGAGCCCCTACGTTACAGTCACAGGAAGATTGCCACGCCATGACGCTCTCAGCCAACTTGCTGAAGCAGAAGTTGTCTTGATTCCCTCGGTTTGGGAAGCCTGCGCTCTGCTTCTTCTCGAAGCTATGGCAATGGAAGTTCCTATTATAGCCTCTCGCATTTCCGCTTTTGAAGAAGTGGTTGAACCTGGACCGCTCGCGACCCTTATTGATCATAAAGATCCTCAAAAGTACGCCGAGGCAGTCCTTGCAAGAGAGGACTATACAAAGGAAGCAAAAAAGCGGTTTGAAGAAAAGTACCTCTGGGAAAGATGCATGAACAGCTATGAAGGGATTTATCAAAACCTACTGTCCATATAG